The Microlunatus antarcticus DNA segment GCGGGCGCGACCCCCACCCGGCGGCGACGCAGACGAACCTGATGGCCTCGCAGCGACCCGTCTTCACCCTGCTCGCGGGCGACATCTGCTACGCCGACCCGGGGGGCAGCGGCCTCCCGGCCGACGACTCCCACACCCCGCTCGGGACGTCGGCACCGGGAACGAACCTCTACAACCCGTACGTCTGGGACGTCTTCCTCAACCAGATCGAGAGCCAGGCGGCCTTCACGCCGTGGATGTTCGCGACCGGCAACCACGACATGGAGCCCCTGTACGGAAACACGGTGCAGCTGGGCGACAGCCCGACGCACGGCTACGGCGGGCACCTGGACCGGCTCGACCTGCCGGGCAACGGGCCCAAGGGGTGCCCGTCGGTCTACGAGTTCGTCTACGGCAACGTCGCGGTGATCTCGGTCGACGCGAACGAGCTCAGCAACGAGATCCAGACCAACAAGGGTTACTCGAACGGCGCCCAGCTGGCCTGGCTGGAGCGCACCCTCAAGCGGTGGCGGACCGACGCCGACGAGGCGCCGGGCATCGACTTCGTCGTCGCCTTCTTCCACCACTGCGCCTACTCGACGACCAACAACCACGCCTCCGACGGCGGGCTGCGCGACGCGCTCGACCCGCTCTTCTCGCGCTACGAGGTCGACCTCGTGGTGCAGGGCCACAACCACCTGCTCGAGCGGACCGACCCGATCAAGTACGGCAAGCCGACCCGGACGGCACCCGACGGCTCGGTCGTCCAGCCCCAGGTCGACGGGGTGACGTACATCTGCGTCGGCAGCGGCGGGCGTCCGCGCTACCCGTTCCGTCCGGCTCCGAGCGCCGACGCGCCGGCTCCCGCGGGCGTCACGCCGACCGGCCCGCAGGCTCTGCCCGAGGGTCAGCGCTACCGCGGGTACGCGCCTCCCGGCGGCGAGAACAGCGCGGAGAACAACACCGAGAACGTCCTCAACAGCTACTACTGGTCGGCGGACGGCACGGCGAAGAACGCCTCCGGCTACCTGCAGGGGACGAAGGTGCCCGAGGTCGTGGGCTGGTCGCAGGTGCGCTACGACGCGTACGCGTTCCTGGCCATCGACGTGAAGCCGGCCCTGCACGGCAAGCACACGACGTTCACCGTGCGCACGCTCGCCGACGCGCTGCCGGGCACGAACGAGGCCTACAGCGAGATCGACCGGATCACGCTGCAGCGCCGGGCCGGCGAGGGGCGGATCCGCCGCCTCCCGACCGTGCCGCCGGTCGACCCCACCCCGTGAGGGGCGGCCACGCGTCGGCGACCGGGCCGGCGCGTGGCCGCAGGTCGGCGGGCGCGACCCGGAGCGGTCAGAGGACCTGGCCGCCGTTGACGGTCAGGACCTGGCCGGTGACGAAGGCGGCTTCGTCGGACAGCAGGTAGGTCACCGCCCCGGCGATGTCCTCCGGCACGCCGATCCGCCCGAGCGGCACCGAGGCCTCGTACGCGCTGGTGTCGGCGCCGACGTGACGCTCGACCGGGATCCAGCCCGGGCTGACGGCATTCACGGTGATGCGCTGCGGACCGAGCTCCTTGGCCCAGATGTTCACCAGGCCCAGCTGCGCGCTCTTGGCCGAGGAGTAGGCCGAGGTACCGGGCAGGTGCCGGTCCACGACGTCGGAGGCGATCATGACGACCCGGCCGCCGCCGGCCGCCCGCATCGCGGGCAGCGCCGCCTGGACCAGGAGGGTCGGACTCAGCACGAAGAACTCGAGCTGGTCGAGGTACGCCCGCCAGGTCAGGTCGGCCACGTCCGCGTTGGGCTGGGGCCCGGTGGCGTTCGCGACCACGGCGGTCACCGGTCCGAGCTGCTCGCCCGCGGCAGCGACGAGCTGCGCCACGGCGGCCTCGTCGGTGACGTCGCCCTGCAGCGCGGCCGCCCGACCGCCGGCCGCCTCGATGTCGGCGACCACGGCCTCGGCCCCGGCCGTGTCCGAGCGGTAGCTGACGGCGACCGCCCAGCCGGCGGCGCCCAGGCGACGCGCGATGGCCGCTCCGAGTCCGCGCGAGGCACCGCTGACGAGACAGACCCGCGACTGTGCGTTCACCGCGTCAGCCTAGGGGTCCGACGACACGACCTGGGAGCGCTCATGGACCTGCAGCTCAGTGGCAAGAGAGCCGTCGTCACCGGCGGCAGCAAGGGCATCGGGCTGGCCGTGGCCCGGGCGCTGGTCGACGAGGGTGCGCACGTGGTCCTCGCCGCACGTTCCGCGGACGCGCTCGAGGCCGCCCGCGCCACGCTGGTCGGTCGAGCCCGGGACGGGCAGCAGGTCCTGGCCGTCCCGACCGACACGACCGACGACGCCGCCGTACGGCTCCTGGTCGACACCACGGTTGCCGAGCTGGGCGGCGTGGACGTCCTCGTCAACGCCGCCGCCGAACCCGCCCCGTTCGGGAGCCCGACCGCGCTGGCGAGCCTCGAGGACGACGAGCTCCGTCGGCAGATG contains these protein-coding regions:
- a CDS encoding purple acid phosphatase family protein, translating into MTLLEQGGQPTTIDEYTEWNARELSRQAVSRRSVLKAVMAGAGGYAAAQFGLANAAFAAGGGTIGTSGTVISGRHLSFVQGKHDRPDNAMAVTAQLVSKTGMLPSKLRCFVDVGTEPGHYGERYEAEIVHLVGQYAIPGGPVGSQFYAKAVLDGLRADKVYHYRLRLSDGAKSGTAYFTTAPKPAKGRRNHRSEVPEEFTFTAFADVGTNNAPTDPKFAWNQDPDVVKNAGGTWPGGLFDNNYYNPADPVAGTSGRDPHPAATQTNLMASQRPVFTLLAGDICYADPGGSGLPADDSHTPLGTSAPGTNLYNPYVWDVFLNQIESQAAFTPWMFATGNHDMEPLYGNTVQLGDSPTHGYGGHLDRLDLPGNGPKGCPSVYEFVYGNVAVISVDANELSNEIQTNKGYSNGAQLAWLERTLKRWRTDADEAPGIDFVVAFFHHCAYSTTNNHASDGGLRDALDPLFSRYEVDLVVQGHNHLLERTDPIKYGKPTRTAPDGSVVQPQVDGVTYICVGSGGRPRYPFRPAPSADAPAPAGVTPTGPQALPEGQRYRGYAPPGGENSAENNTENVLNSYYWSADGTAKNASGYLQGTKVPEVVGWSQVRYDAYAFLAIDVKPALHGKHTTFTVRTLADALPGTNEAYSEIDRITLQRRAGEGRIRRLPTVPPVDPTP
- a CDS encoding SDR family oxidoreductase, yielding MNAQSRVCLVSGASRGLGAAIARRLGAAGWAVAVSYRSDTAGAEAVVADIEAAGGRAAALQGDVTDEAAVAQLVAAAGEQLGPVTAVVANATGPQPNADVADLTWRAYLDQLEFFVLSPTLLVQAALPAMRAAGGGRVVMIASDVVDRHLPGTSAYSSAKSAQLGLVNIWAKELGPQRITVNAVSPGWIPVERHVGADTSAYEASVPLGRIGVPEDIAGAVTYLLSDEAAFVTGQVLTVNGGQVL